The segment ACCTTTATAACCACAGCATATTATAAAATCATTTAATCCAAAAAAAGAATATATTTTCATAATATGCCAAAGAATAGGACGACCACCTATTTCAACCATAGGTTTTGGTTTTACGGTAGTTTCTTCACTAAGACGACTTCCTAACCCACCTGCGAGGATAACAACTTTCATATATGACCCCATTTAAACAAAATAATGTAAGGCTCTAAGTTCAATATTCAACATCCGCCGTTCTAAGTTCAAAATTAAAGAACATAGAACAATTTTTCAGGCTACCGCCGCTGGAACTCTGTCCCCATATTTTCAAATATAGCATAAAGAATCCGACCAATATTTCAAAAATATAAAAATTCTACTCATATAGTATATATGATTTTTTTTGGAAATTGCAAGCTTTTTTATTCTACCATCACCTTATTTTTGCACCACTAAGCCACTAGTAAACTTTTCTTCCTTTTCATCTTGCCCATTCCAAATATCTTCCTCTGCTACTTTAGAAATTTTGGATGTGACAGTGTGGGTGAGGGTGACAGTGTGGGTGAGGGTGTGGGTGTGGGTGTGGGTGTGGGTGAGGGTGACAGTGGCTGTGAGAGTGACGGTGGCAGTGTGGGTGACAGTGAGTGTAATGTTTGGAGAGATTTCATATTTTTCTTTCCAATGATTTAATTAATCCGTAAATCATTTTAGAAATTGTATCGGTTTTTGTTATTAAACCCATTGCTATGTTTTTATCTAAATAGCCTAAGTCAGAGGAAAGTATTAAGAAGTATTTAAGTTCCCCCGCAGATCCTCTAGCAATTCCACAGAATTGCCTAAATTCTTTTGTATTATTCCTATAAGAGCCTTCCATTAAATTAGCACAGATAGAAGAAGCAGCCCTTTTCATTTGGGAAGATAGTCCAAATAGCTCTTCTTTTGGAAAATTTGCTGTAAGTTTATATATTAAAATTGTCAACTCATGAGCCATCTTATACACTTCAAGCTGCGTAGGATCAGATATTTTTTGTTCACCCACACACTCACTCACACCGTCACCCACACAGTCACACAGACAAATACCAGGTATAAACATTTTCTATCCCATCTTTTAGTTCTATAGTATGTTTCCATCCTAACGAATGAAGCTTACTTACATCTGTAAGTTTTTTCATAGTGCCATCTGGTTTATCCGTATTGAAATAAAATTCTCCTTTAAAACCAACAATATCTTTGATTAAATAGGCCAAATCCTTGATGGAGATATCGGTACCGGTGCCGATGTTTATAAAATGAGGTAAGTAGTTAGTAGCGAGTAGTGAGTAGTGAGTAGTGGGAATACTATTTTCTACTTGCTGCTTGCTACTTGCTACTTGCTGATTTATTATTTGTTTAATATCTACCTTTTCCATTACAAATACACAAGCGTCGGCCATATCGTCAACATGAAGGAATTCGCGCATAGGTTTGCCGCTGCCCCAAATCTCTATACTAATTATGAATGTTGAATTTTGAATGTTGAATTGTTTTTTTATTCCATATTTTTCTAAAATAGCTAATATTTCTTCCTTTGTTGCGCTGCCATCAATACCTTCAATAGGATTTTTGTTTAAATCTTTTCTTATAGCTTCCCAGTTATCTTCTTCCAGACATTTCCCCAAGTGCATTTTTCTTATTAATGCCGGTAAAACATGAGATTTTTCTAAATCAAAATTATCATTTGGACCATATAGATTCGTTGGCATAACGGAGATAAAATTTGTACCATATTGAAGGTTAAAGCTCTCGCACATCTTTATCCCTGCAATCTTGGCAATAGCATAAGGTTCATTGGTGTACTCCAAAGGTGCAGTTAAAAGATATTCTTCTTTGATAGGCTGTGGGCAGTTTTTTGGATAAATGCAGGTACTTCCTAAAAACAAAAGTTTTTTAACACCGTACTTATATGCATTGTATATAACATTATTCTGTATCTGAAGGTTTTCATAGATAAAATCTGCCCTATAAGTATTGTTTGCAACTATCCCCCCAACCTTGGCAGCAGCGAGAAATACGAACTCGGGAGTGTATTGTTTAAAAAATTCTGACACCGCTAATGAGTCTAACAAATCTATATTTATATACTGAACAGAGTTCATATTTAATGTTGAATGTTGAATGTTGAATGTTGAATTATTTGGTTTTCTGTTGCGATAACTTGCAACAATATTTGTATATCCTTTTTCAATTAGCTTTCTTACAATTGCTGAACCTACAAGGCCAGAAGCACCGGCTACAAAAATCTTCGAAGATTTTTGTAATGATGAATGATGAATGTTGAATGTTGAATTATTTTTCATCTTGTAATTTTCCTTTATTTGAAATATCATAGTCAAACATTTGGTAATTAACCCTTATTTCTTTCTTGACTACTTTTTACTATGCTAGCTAATAATTTTATAATTTCTTCTGCATCACTTAATAAACTTTTTGTGTGTTTATCTTCTTTATTCAAATATCCAGTTTCTATCAATAAATTTATCCAATACTTAGACTCTCTTACTTCCTTGCTTGCAATACTCATTTTTGCTATGAAATCAGCTTTTGATTGTCCTGACTGGGCTTCATTAACATTTGCACCTATTGAAGTCCCGCATCTAAGAAGCTGTTTGGATAAAACATATTCTTTCTTTTCACTACATAAATAATTATATAATTTAACTACTCTTACTGCAAACTCAAATGACTTGTCTAATATTATATTACTTTTCATCTCTTCTTTCATTCAACATTCAACATTCATAATTCAACATTCAACATTCATAATTCAACATTCAACATTCATAATTCAACATTATTCAAACCCCACAACTCCTTGGCACTTCAAAACCACATTTCTTCAGGACAAGTTCACGGTAACTTTTTTCAAGGTCATATTTAAGCATATCATTTATTAAATCATCAAGTGTTTTCTTTGGCTCCCAACCTAATTTCTCTTTAGCTTTTGTGGCATCACCAAGTAAAATATCTACTTCAGCAGGTCTAAAATATCTTGGATCTACTTCGATAATTGGCTTACCGATTAAATTTTTAATGTTTAATGTTAAATGCTGAATTATTTCTTCACTGGCTCCTATTTTTTTCAATTCACCGTTCAGCATTTCTAATTCAACATTCACTAAAATTCCCTTTTCATCGACACCAGTACCTGTAAACTCTACCTTACACCCCAACTTTTCACAACATTTCCTTACAAATTCCCTTATTTCCGTAGTCTTGCCAGTTGCAAGTACAAAATCATCCGGCTCAGGCTGCTGAAGTATAAGGTACATCCCCTTTACAAAATCTTCCGCATGCCCCCAGTCCCTTTTGGCATTGAGATTACCAAGATAAATCTTTTTATCAA is part of the Calditerrivibrio nitroreducens DSM 19672 genome and harbors:
- a CDS encoding four helix bundle protein, with protein sequence MSECVGEQKISDPTQLEVYKMAHELTILIYKLTANFPKEELFGLSSQMKRAASSICANLMEGSYRNNTKEFRQFCGIARGSAGELKYFLILSSDLGYLDKNIAMGLITKTDTISKMIYGLIKSLERKI
- a CDS encoding GDP-L-fucose synthase family protein, yielding MKNNSTFNIHHSSLQKSSKIFVAGASGLVGSAIVRKLIEKGYTNIVASYRNRKPNNSTFNIQHSTLNMNSVQYINIDLLDSLAVSEFFKQYTPEFVFLAAAKVGGIVANNTYRADFIYENLQIQNNVIYNAYKYGVKKLLFLGSTCIYPKNCPQPIKEEYLLTAPLEYTNEPYAIAKIAGIKMCESFNLQYGTNFISVMPTNLYGPNDNFDLEKSHVLPALIRKMHLGKCLEEDNWEAIRKDLNKNPIEGIDGSATKEEILAILEKYGIKKQFNIQNSTFIISIEIWGSGKPMREFLHVDDMADACVFVMEKVDIKQIINQQVASSKQQVENSIPTTHYSLLATNYLPHFINIGTGTDISIKDLAYLIKDIVGFKGEFYFNTDKPDGTMKKLTDVSKLHSLGWKHTIELKDGIENVYTWYLSV
- a CDS encoding four helix bundle protein, which codes for MKEEMKSNIILDKSFEFAVRVVKLYNYLCSEKKEYVLSKQLLRCGTSIGANVNEAQSGQSKADFIAKMSIASKEVRESKYWINLLIETGYLNKEDKHTKSLLSDAEEIIKLLASIVKSSQERNKG